Proteins found in one Salvia splendens isolate huo1 chromosome 10, SspV2, whole genome shotgun sequence genomic segment:
- the LOC121752843 gene encoding uncharacterized protein LOC121752843 — protein sequence MYNGLAEVVLRGETDGSMHDKRIILTSSFVGGARYMIQNYQDVMAICRWWPEIVRFLGAKGLKSDDRPDVVCRIFKVKLDNLIRDLKTNKFFGAVKAVVYTIEFQKCGLLHAHILLFLSNEDKLPQPRRIDEIISAEIPDPVIDPCYYENVKEFMVHGPCGAVRKSSPCMRDGSCSKYFPKQYLDATKFDDDGFPVYRRRDNGRVVMKDGVPLDNRYIVPHNRALLMKYGGHINVEWCNQSQSIKYLFKYINKGHDRVTASFFQSGADGARQNLDEVSLYYDCRYISSCEAAWRIFGFEIQYKDPSVERLSFHLPNEQHVIFNESDPLDNVLNHHTIHQSKFLGWMEANKIYSEGRILTYGEFPTKFVWRTHHWQPRKQRFSRGRLFYVAPGSGDIYYLRYLLNIVKGATSYEDIRCVNGVQDTFRDACYALGLLDDDKEYVDGIIEASFWSSAHCFMLNDEEIQNFALAEIEKLLLNVGKSLHDFHGMPYPRSEYFESFDNKLISDELCYDRESLGREHLDFLSKFTDEQLYVHDTIMSPVYSSDGGRFFVYGYGGTGKTFIWKSLSVGIRSKGDIVLNVASSGIASLLLPGGKTAHSRFKIPIIVNEDSMCNIKPESALAELIVRAKLIIWDEAPMIHKHCVEAVDRTFRDIMCVCDELSTNKPFGGKTIVFGGDFRQILPVVPKGSRQDVVNAAINSSYLWMNCTIPRLTKNMRLLSTASSDEVSRLKEFSSWVASIGDGVVGGTNDGEVTIDLPSDIILSNSGDPLRTIISTIYPSYMNHEELSNCLHDCAILAPTLEVVDEVNQFMMSLDQSHGRVYLSSDSISNSNLTSNGLAEIHSVEFFNKLKCSGTSNHELLLKVGTPVMLLRNIDHSNGLYNGTRLVITHLGDYVLEGQVLGGHNVGHKVLIPRMSLILSDPRLPFKFQRRQFPLVVSYAMTINKSQG from the exons AAGATATATGATTCAAAATTACCAAGATGTCATGGCTATTTGTAGATGG TGGCCAGAGATTGTTAGATTTCTTGGGGCAAAAGGGTTGAAATCTGATGATCGACCCGATGTTGTTTGTAGGATTTTTAAAGTTAAGTTGGATAATTTGATAAGAGATCTTAAGACCAACAAATTTTTTGGAGCTGTGAAAGCAG TTGTGTATACTATTGAGTTTCAGAAATGTGGATTGCTTCATGCCCATATTTTGCTTTTCTTAAGCAACGAGGACAAATTACCTCAACCTAGACGCATTGATGAGATTATTTCTGCTGAAATTCCTGATCCAGTAATTGATCCTTGCTATTATGAAAATGTCAAAGAATTCATGGTGCATGGACCATGTGGTGCTGTTCGAAAATCTTCTCCGTGCATGCGTGATGGAAGTTgttcaaaatattttccaaagcAATATCTCGATGCCACAAAGTTTGATGATGATGGTTTTCCGGTTTACAGACGTAGAGATAATGGTCGTGTAGTTATGAAGGATGGTGTGCCCTTGGATAATAGATACATTGTTCCACACAACCGTGCATTGCTTATGAAATACGGTGGTCACATCAATGTTGAGTGGTGCAATCAATCGCAATCCATCAAGTATTTGTTTAAGTACATAAATAAGGGTCATGATCGTGTTACGGCGTCTTTTTTCCAATCTGGTGCGGATGGTGCTAGGCAGAATTTGGATGAAGTTAGTTTGTACTATGATTGTAGGTATATATCGTCATGTGAAGCTGCTTGGAGAATTTTCGGTTTTGAAATTCAATATAAGGATCCTTCTGTTGAAAGACTGAGTTTTCACCTTCCGAATGAACAAcatgttatttttaatgaatctGATCCATTAGATAACGTTCTGAATCATCATACTATTCATCAAAGCAAGTTTTTGGGTTGGATGGAGGCAAATAAGATTTATTCTGAAGGTCGAATTCTCACTTATGGCGAATTTCCAACCAAATTTGTGTGGAGAACCCATCATTGGCAACCTAGAAAACAACGATTTTCCAGAGGGAGGTTGTTTTATGTTGCTCCAGGTTCTGGTGATATTTATTACTTGAGATATTTGCTGAATATTGTTAAAGGAGCTACATCATACGAAGACATTAGATGTGTGAATGGCGTTCAGGATACGTTTCGAGATGCCTGCTATGCTTTAGGATTGTTGGATGATGATAAAGAATATGTTGATGGCATTATAGAGGCATCCTTTTGGTCTTCTGCGCATT GTTTCATGCTGAATGACGAAGAAATTCAGAATTTTGCATTGGCAGAGATTGAGAAATTGTTGTTAAATGTTGGGAAAAGTTTGCACGATTTCCATGGCATGCCTTATCCAAGATCGGAGTATTTTGAATCATTTGACAATAAGTTGATTAGCGATGAGTTGTGTTATGATCGTGAATCTTTAGGAAGAGAACATTTGGACTTTCTTTCCAAGTTCACTGATGAACAACTTTATGTTCATGATACTATTATGTCACCTGTTTATTCAAGTGATGGAGGAAGGTTTTTTGTCTATGGTTATGGAGGTACTGGTAAAACTTTCATTTGGAAGTCTTTGTCAGTCGGGATACGTTCTAAGGGTGATATTGTTTTAAACGTGGCTTCCAGTGGCATAGCTTCCTTACTTTTGCCTGGAGGTAAAACAGCTCATTCTCGATTTAAGATTCCCATCATTGTTAATGAAGATTCTATGTGCAATATAAAACCAGAGAGTGCACTTGCTGAACTGATTGTACGAGCTAAGCTTATCATATGGGATGAAGCTCCGATGATTCATAAACATTGCGTAGAAGCCGTGGATAGGACTTTCAGAGATATTATGTGTGTATGTGATGAGCTCAGTACAAACAAACCCTTTGGCGGAAAAACAATAGTTTTTGGTGGTGACTTCAGACAAATCTTACCAGTTGTTCCTAAGGGTAGTAGGCAAGATGTTGTGAATGCCGCTATTAACTCTTCATATCTTTGGATGAATTGCACAATTCCGAGGTTGACCAAAAACATGCGACTTTTGAGTACTGCATCTTCTGATGAAGTTTCACGATTGAAGGAATTTTCTTCTTGGGTTGCTTCTATTGGAGATGGAGTTGTTGGTGGTACAAATGATGGTGAAGTGACTATTGATCTTCCTTCTGACATTATTTTGTCTAATTCTGGGGATCCTCTTAGAACAATTATTTCAACGATATATCCGTCCTATATGAATCATGAAGAGTTGAGTAATTGTTTGCATGATTGTGCCATACTTGCTCCTACTTTAGAGGTTGTTGATGAGGTTAACCAATTCATGATGTCGTTGGATCAGTCTCACGGTCGAGTTTATTTGAGTTCTGATAGTATCTCAAACTCAAATTTAACCTCAAATGGCTTAGCTGAGATACATTCTGTGGAATTTTTTAATAAGTTGAAGTGTTCAGGTACATCTAATCATGAATTGTTGTTGAAAGTTGGTACTCCTGTGATGTTGTTAAGGAATATAGATCACTCGAATGGATTGTATAATGGCACCAGACTGGTAATTACGCATTTGGGTGATTATGTTTTGGAGGGACAAGTATTGGGTGGCCATAATGTTGGTCATAAAGTTTTGATTCCCCGAATGTCTTTAATACTATCTGATCCAAGGTTGCCATTCAAATTCCAAAGACGACAATTTCCTTTGGTTGTGtcgtatgcaatgaccattaacaaaAGTCAAGGGTAA
- the LOC121752480 gene encoding UDP-glucuronate 4-epimerase 1-like, protein MPSKSSMEELFLPSTPGKFKDKSHHRQQHHRSATSLFLWALFLVALTAAFLSFLFKDKYFRSNWESHVRSSAQIRRHNGFSVLVTGAAGFVGSHVSLALKKRGDGVVGLDNFNDYYNPDLKRSRRDLLTANGVFIVEGDLNDAKLLANLFDLVQFSHVMHLAAQAGVRYAMENPHSYIHSNIAGLVTLLEASKSAMPQPSVVWASSSSVYGLNEKSPFSESDRTDKPASLYAATKKAGEEITHTYNHIYGLSITGLRFFTVYGPWGRPDMAYFSFTRDILEGKPITIYRGKNHADLARDFTYIDDIAKGCIGSLDTAKKSTGSGGKKRGPAQFRIFNLGNTSPVTVPMMVGMLEKHLKVKAKKNLVEMPGNGDVQFTHANISYARSEFGYNPTTDLQTGLKKFVKWYISYYGYNHAKSV, encoded by the exons ATGCCTTCCAAGTCGTCCATGGAGGAGCTCTTCCTCCCCTCCACGCCTGGCAAATTCAAGGACAAATCGCACCACCGCCAGCAACACCACCGCTCCGCCACCTCCCTCTTCCTGTGGGCCCTCTTCCTCGTCGCCCTCACCGCCGCCTTCCTCAGCTTCCTATTCAAGGATAAGTACTTCCGATCCAACTGGGAGAGCCACGTCCGCTCCTCCGCCCAGATCCGCCGCCACAACGGCTTCTCCGTCCTCGTCACCGGCGCCGCCGGCTTCGTCGGTTCCCACGTCTCCCTCGCTTTAAAAAAGCGCGGCGACGGCGTGGTCGGCCTTGACAACTTCAACGATTACTACAATCCCGATCTAAAACGCTCCCGCCGAGACCTCCTCACCGCCAACGGCGTCTTCATCGTGGAAGGCGACCTCAACGACGCGAAACTGCTCGCGAACCTCTTCGATCTCGTCCAATTCAGCCACGTCATGCACCTCGCCGCCCAGGCCGGCGTCAG GTACGCGATGGAGAATCCGCACTCGTACATCCACAGCAACATCGCCGGCCTCGTCACGCTTCTAGAAGCTTCCAAGTCCGCAATGCCCCAGCCCTCCGTCGTGTGGGCCAGCTCCAGCTCCGTCTACGGCCTAAACGAGAAATCCCCCTTTTCCGAGTCCGATCGCACCGACAAACCGGCGTCTCTCTACGCCGCCACCAAAAAAGCCGGCGAGGAAATCACACACACCTACAATCACATCTACGGCCTCTCAATCACCGGCCTCCGCTTCTTCACCGTCTACGGCCCCTGGGGCCGCCCCGACATGGCCTACTTCTCCTTCACCCGCGACATCCTCGAAGGGAAACCAATCACGATCTACCGCGGCAAAAATCACGCGGATCTGGCTAGGGATTTCACCTACATCGACGACATTGCGAAGGGGTGCATCGGATCGCTGGACACGGCGAAGAAGAGCACGGGATCGGGGGGGAAGAAGCGGGGGCCGGCGCAGTTCAGGATCTTCAATCTCGGCAATACATCGCCGGTGACGGTGCCGATGATGGTGGGGATGCTGGAGAAGCATTTGAAGGTGAAGGCGAAGAAGAATTTGGTTGAGATGCCTGGAAACGGCGACGTTCAGTTCACGCACGCGAATATAAGCTACGCGCGGAGCGAGTTCGGGTACAACCCGACTACGGATCTGCAAACGGGTCTTAAGAAGTTCGTGAAATGGTACATATCTTATTATGGTTACAATCACGCCAAGTCTGTAtag